The Lathyrus oleraceus cultivar Zhongwan6 chromosome 5, CAAS_Psat_ZW6_1.0, whole genome shotgun sequence genome includes the window ACATAATCCCCCAGTACCATAGCCCCTGGTGTTGAAGACAAAATTGTGCTGATCACATCACTCCGTTCTCTTTCACACTCGAGTCTTTTCCATTTTTCTTCTCGTACAGGGTCCACTTCTCGTGGTCGCGAAAATGGATGCTTAGATCTAACATGTTTCCTAAGCTCCTTGTAACTCCCCACAAAAGAGCATTCATCTTGCATACAGCTTCTTTTCTTGGCATTCAAAGACTTCCGAGCTGCTTCAACCACAGTCCAACCTTTCACCTGCCGGCGGCAAAGGGGACAAAGAAGCTCAGGAACTTTTGCATTGTCACTGCGTTCACCAGCACTAGAATCAAAAGTCGAATAGTCTGTTAATTGCTGCGAACTAACAGAAGTTGCTTTTGTGTACGCCTTTTTATACTGTTCAAAACAGTTTGAATAGCGACGACTAGTAGCACACATATAAGGGCGACAGCCCTTGTTATACGATGAACATAGGAGCAGGATAGCATTATGGGGAACTTCCATACAGACTGAGCAGGTAGCACCTTTCCAGTCTTTCTTTTCAACCTCTTTAGAAAAGCTCTTAACatttttcatattttttcttGCACAAGATAAAAGATATGGGGTTTCCCTGTGACCTCGAGACCGGGACTTGCACCGCATCTTACCAACTTTAGCCATTTTAAAACTGAACCTGGAACTAATCAGAAGAAAAGCATGTATTAAAAGAAAGAATTTCAAACACAACAAAATTAAAATGATGAACATTTCAGAACAAAATAAATTAAGTGTCCAACTCTGAAGTACATTTCTAATGTGAATTCATTTAGATGACTTTGTAGTGAGGCTAGCCCCAAAAATGCATGCAAGAAATCAAGTGGCAGTACTAAAAGTCAAAAATCATATGAAGCGCAACCTATGTGATTGGTAGAACTACTAAAATACTTAATCTTTTCTTGCCGCAATTAGCATTAATCATATGATTCATAGCTAAACTAGTAGAGAAGGCACAGCCCCGTTGAAACTCAATCATAAGCTCGTCGCTATATTTATGATACAGTATTTACTCTCCAATGCTTGATTGTTGACACTTAAACAAAACATATCTAATCATCCTTCACATAAGCTTAGGCTTTCCTTATGATCCTTTTTACAGTTTTATTGATGAGGGTATTGCTCACATATATCTTTAGTGTGTGTATTGCTCACATAAGCTTAGGCTTTCCTTATGATCCTTTTTTTTTACAGTTTTATTGATGAGGGTATTGCTCACATATATCTTTAGTGTGTGTATAACCAGGCAACCATGATTTAGTGTAGATTATAATTCATCAAccaaaaaataatttcaaaaCAAAAAATAAACTATATCAATGGAAACATAAAAGAATGAACCAAAAGTACAATTATTCTAAAAAAGTGCATGCATAATTATATTTAGCGCTTGTTAGAAGAAATACGAGTCAGCTTTATTACCAACATAAACATTCACTGAATTTGATAGGATACTGGATTTGGGCCTTAGCCCAATAGAAAGGGCTAATAGAGAATTGATTATAATTGCTTATGTCAAGAAGGGGAAGGGTAGTTATATATAAGGATTCCGATAGTAAAAGAGAATTCATTATGTGTATTTTCGGATAAAACCCTTTAGGGTTTGTTCTAGGATTATAGGGATTCGTCACTGTAATAGTTTTAATTTCAATCAATAATATATTTTCCATTTATCTAAATTTTGAGTTTCTATCATTGGTCCGACCTGCCAGATCTCGAGACGGAGCCAGTGAATTGCTAATGTTGTGTAACTTCCTGAAACTACCGTACAACTATCCGAAACTGCCGGATAATTGCCAAAAAAACTGGCATAACTGCCCGAAACTGCTGGATATTGTCTGAAACTCCCAGAAAAGTGTCGGAAACTGCCAAATAACTTTCGGATAAGTGTCAGAAACTGCCATTTAACTGTCAGAAACTGCGGGATAACTGTTGGAAACTGCCGAATAACGGTCGAAAACCGTCGGAAACTGCCCAAAACTGCTGGAAACTACCGGATTCTCGAAGGGGGAGCCAGCATTCATTTCATTCAAGATGATTGAAGACGATGAAGTGTCAGAAGCAAGAATGGCTATGAGAATTGACACAATAGAAACAAGAATGGGAAGATTGGAAGAATCTCTCCAATCCTTTGTGTCAGAGTTTCGTCAATTGCTAAAGGCGGAGAAGGCGAAGCATTTGGGGTATGTTCCCACAGAAAACATGGTTTTGGTTGGGACGTGTTGCCGGTAACAGATGTGTTAAAGAACCATCAGAAAACTAAGTTTCAAACAGAGGTGATACCAGAAAAGGAAGACACGGAGGAAGAGAAGAATCAAGCCACAAAACCAGACAACATGGGGGAGGAACAAGTCCTGCACAACTTGCAACTTTTGTTGAGTATGCCGCTATCAAATCCACTCCCAAGGATCCTTCTCGAATTGAAACCGCTTAACAGATGTCTATTTATGGTGGATCTTCCTTGGTGTGTGTTGCCTCCGCTGATCGTCCAAACGTCGGCATTAGACAAAACTATGAACGAAGCGCAATGGAAGTTCATATCCAGAGATACAACTAGGCtgaaaaaggaaaaaataatGGACACGGTTATGGATCTAGTGGAAGAGACACAATCTTTGTGGGAGCTATTGATCGCGGCTCCACCAGTGATGGTTCCGTTTGAATCACGCCCAGGTATATTTGTGAGAAAACTATGAACGAAGCGCAATGGAAGTTCATATCTAGAGATACAACTAGgatgaaaaaggaaaaaaaaaatTGGACACGGTTATGGATCTAGTGGAAGAGCCACAATCTCCGTTGGAGCTATTGATCTCGGCTCCACCGGTGATGGTTCCGTTTGAATCACGCCAAGGTATATTTGTGAGAGACTTGATTTGGGCCTTAGCCCAATAGAAAGGGCTAATAGAGAATTGATTATAACAGCTTATGTCAAGAAGGGGGGAGGGTAGTTATATATGAGGACTCTGGTAGTAAGGGAGAACTCATTATGTGTATTTTCGGATATAAACCTTTTGGGTTGGGCAGAGTGAGAATATCTCTCCTCTGAGGAGCACTTTGCTCGGGAATTATAGGGATTCGTCTCTGTAATAGTTTTAATTTCAATTAATAAAACATTTTTCATTTATCTAAATTTTGAGTTTCTATCACATTTCTAGAGCAACTCAATAGAATATTAGAATTTGTAATCCTGTTGAGGTTGACGCATAGAAAAACATTATAAACTAATGAAACAAATTGAACACAACTTATCTTGGCAATTTACCACTTTTATATATGAATCATATGACTATTTAACTTCTGAAAAGTGTAGAGCACAATTTCATAGTTGTACAAAAACAAAACTTCATAACATCTGCTTCTAATACCCTAGAGTTCCGGGGTGAAAAACCTTTTCCCAGACAAAGGAACACCAATCATCTCAATTGAGAGTAAAGTAGCAATTTTAGAACCCCAGACATGATGTAGATTGCACAAATATGTAAGTAAGTGTTTAGGATGAGTCTTAAGAGAAGTATGGTCTTAGTCAACAAAGTCTTAAGAGAGCAGGACCAGAAGTATTCAACAGTCTTAAGAGAAGTATGGCCTTAGTCAACAAAGTTCTATATATGATACTTAAGCCAATCAAAATAAACTATAGACGAGTCTTCTGCAACTAACAAAGTTAGCATGACATCATTAAATACATAGCATATATCAAATGACTGgaaaaataatatgaaaaataaagTATTCATGTTAATGTTAATGTCTCATTACTGTGCTTGGTGAACTATCATATGCAATCTACTATCCAGCAGTGTTGTCTGTAGCAGAAACAacataaaaaaacataaatgacATGACTTAGAAAAACAGAATTATAAAAAAGCAAACTAGAATTCATGTCTCAACCACAGAAAAGCGTAATTATAAATTGAGAATTAGAAAAACAGAACTTTCATTAACTATTTCCATCCAGGGTCAGTTCTCTTTGAACCAACAGCCCTAGAGGTTTGGGAAGTTTCGTCCTTTTCAGACATAGTCTACATAGAGTTAAAAGAAAGCCAAAAATAATAAAAACGGAGTACTATAaaaacaaaacaagaaaaaatAGAGGTGAAAAAAACACTAATAACAGAGTAACAGACGgaaaaaaatgagagagaataGAAGAAGGTTGCAAGAGGAAAACAACACTGAGGGAGAAGAAAAGAAATGGTGGAAAATGGAAAGTCTAAATGTTTTAGGAGCTTTATCATTTTTGGAACCGTTTTTGAGTAGGCTAAAAAAACGCCCAAACAAACAAGGCTTGTCAGGTTGTTGAAAAAAATGTTTTATTTCCGCCATGAAGCCATGGCACTGCAATGTAAAACCTGCAACGCCACAGCTTTTCCGTGGAGCTATGTTGAAATCCACCTGCCATGGCGCCGCCAATTCGATAACGCTGTTATGCAGTCTTGAAATAGTAATGGGATTCAAAATCAAAGAAATGTCCAGCTTCAATAACTGATCTCAAGACACAACACACCAGAGAGTAAACAATAGTAAACTGGAATTTGATATACTTAGGTGAGTTAGTAATGTAATATTTTGAGTCGTAAATTGGATAATGAAAGTAGTTTAACAAAGACTGATACAAAATACTAGTTAATATGGCATAGAACTAATGCTTTATTCCTTTTCATTTTAAAGCTTAAAGCACCAAACATGGATAGATAGACTCATCCAGAGAGATAAATTACACTCCGCCAAGAGAGTATAGTTTAAATTACAATGTCTGGCCACTTGAGAGAAGAAATGCACTATACTCTAGACCATATTAAAGGTAGGGCCTTTCTTAGTGGAGTGAGCAACTGTGAACAATTTTCATGGAATATTTTTCCTCTCTACCTACGATTTTTAGTGTGAACAAGAGCTAACTTCAGATGCCCTATTattcattttaaaaaaatcagaagatgaaatgaagcttcaaatgcaGTTATTATCAGCTTCAATTGCATTTTCTGAAGTCACACAGTTGATTGTAAGGGTTCAAAATGATTTCGAAGAGAGAAAGGGAGAGAGGGGGTAGGAAGAGAGAGACTAGAGTGTAAAGCATGTTAATCCCCAAAGGATTAATGTTTTAAAATTAGAAAAGAGAGCAAGCCAATTTAAGCATCTCTGAAGGGAGTTAAGTATCCATAAAAAAATAAACACATGGAGGTTACCAAAGAGTTAAGAGATATTGCTTTTGCTATTGCGCACATTCACAGGTGCTAGCATTTCAAATACTTTATGATTTTATGATATATAAGACACATATTCTCCATTCAATTTCTATGTCCATCGGAATTTTACAGAACATttcaaaagtaaatgaaattgTTAAAACATGAAACTTATAAACCCAAAAACTTAAAACTCAAAAATTCTAGTGTGAACCACTTTCCCACAACTAGTCCATGTTGTCAATCACATATAGCAGAAAAAAGTGGTTCATTCAAATTTTGCTACAATATAATGCTATACCGCCGATATAACCACTATTAAACAATGTTTTGTACTAAATCTATAACAATATATAACGGCAAAACACCATTTTGGTTTAGACTATTTTTGTTCCAATCCCTTTTTAGTTTGTTTTAAATTTAACTTCTTTTTTATCAACCATTTCATAACAGTTTATATATCTTTTTCATTCCACTATCTTCTAGTACCATTTATCTGTTTTATCATACAACTAATTTAAATTAAATCAAAATTAGGCAAAAAAAAAAATACTGTTCACGTTTTCACACGTGGgcacacacaaaaaaaaaagcAAACAGACCAGCACTCATGAGAGTGATCTGTTTATGTTTTCACATGTTTTCACGCGTGTAAACAAAAAAGAAAAGCAAACAGACCGGCACTCTTGAGAGTGATCGTCTATACGCAAGTAGCAAATAATGGCAAATTCTGTTATATCCTCAATTTGACAGCACTGCAAATAGTATGACTCCCATTAACTGTTTGAGAGGTAATTGATGGAAAACAATATCAAATCCAAAGGAACCATTTGTTTTAAcctttttttttaaatgatttttaaggtaTAACATAATTttgtgtaaaaaaaatttacaaagaaacttttcataaaagtttcaaatgaaaatttggtttgaattgTTATTCTTAAAATACTATTTTAATTTAGACATTTCATAATTTTATAGAAActttttttgaatatcaaaatttcaaaaagTCACCTAATTTTGAAACTATTTCatttcataaaaatcatttttgagatacaactttttgaaaaaaGTGCAATTTcgactatgttttgatcttcaataatgtatgTTTATGTTATATGATGTCAAAATTAGTCTTTCAATTTAGaaaaaacaatataaaaaaatttgtaatattttgaaaaactgTATTATAAAATacatttttgaaaataaaaaataaatctTTTTTTTTAAAGCTAAAAAACATCATGCCCAAAGCATCCATATTTTTTCTAATAATAAATAGAGAATATCAATCCAAGTATCCAAGAAAGAATAACTCATAATCTCTGCCAATTCATGAAAAAATCCTCGAATTTTCACTTCTAGAAAAAGCAACAAAACACCCATACTTACCCTAACAAATCATCCAAAATCGAATTCATCTAACAAAACATTTGATAAATATATACTATAGAAGAAACTCTCGAGTACTCTGAATCTCATCACTTGAAAGAGTGAAAAATTATCACAAAGTTATGATTCCAAACTCGAGAGATTCAACGTGACAATCGTAATCTAGTCTAAAAAAACAGATCGCTGTAATTCAAAAACCGAAACCGTGGAGATCTAACATCTAATATCAAGCAAAATCATATAAGCAGAGTTAAACAAAATGCAACAGAGATCGGAAAAAGCAACGGAATAAATCGAGAAAGTATATTACCTGGAAGTGATGGAAATATTGTTAGAAAAAAATGGTGAGATTGAAATGAAAGGTAATCGGAGAGAGATAGAGCGATCTTCACGTTCAAGTTCACGTTCTCCAGAATCCGGAAAAACGGCCTCGGGTGACGTATGATGCAACAACGCCTAAACCATATGCTGTGTTGATCTATTCTACTTCTTACCTTCTCTTTCTCTCGACGTAACAGCGCCATCGAAATAAGAGGAAGTGTATTATATATGGGCCAGTGAGCCCATTAACGTGCTTCTATATCGGGGCCCAGTTTCTAGGATGGAATCAAATTTGGAAGAAGCTATTGTTATTCCCACTCTGCAAAATTTGAAAATTACTAAAATTCTTTTTTAATCtataaaatataaatttaaaaaGTTCTAAATTAAaacattcatttttttttattttgaactTCCGTGTATTTAAAATTTTCTGACTTTTTCAAATCATTCCAAATTCAAAATTTTAACTATATCATATTTATCATAGAATTACTGTAGCAAATTATAGGCATCATTAATTcattctttcttttttttttaatcGCATGCATCATTCATTCTTATTAATAAAATTAGAAGAACAAAATAAACCTAAACCACATCAAAATATTCAATGGAAGAACTAAATTCTAAAACATAAAAAtcagattttttttaaataataattattttcaAAATATATATCAATCTAACcatttttcaaataaaaaaaatcttTCACTAGAGGATGCACAACTTCTTGTGGTGCTTACATACACTTTTTTTTGTATTAGGTGGCGCATGTTTATATGTGATGCCGATAGTAGTGGCGCGTGCATGGAAATTTTAGGGGCATGCGCAATTGCTTGTGGCTCAAACGTAGTTTTGGTTTTTTATATATAGGTCATTCCCTCCCCATAATTTTCCACTCATCTTCTAATTCTCTCCTTTAATTTTTCTTCAAAATGTCTTATATTGTCAAGAGAAATATCGATTTAATTTATTCGGCATTAAAGATTCCGATGAAGATCTGACTTTAGAACACGAAGACTTTCGAGCATCTTCAGAAGAGTTTGATTCGT containing:
- the LOC127084132 gene encoding uncharacterized protein LOC127084132, encoding MAKVGKMRCKSRSRGHRETPYLLSCARKNMKNVKSFSKEVEKKDWKGATCSVCMEVPHNAILLLCSSYNKGCRPYMCATSRRYSNCFEQYKKAYTKATSVSSQQLTDYSTFDSSAGERSDNAKVPELLCPLCRRQVKGWTVVEAARKSLNAKKRSCMQDECSFVGSYKELRKHVRSKHPFSRPREVDPVREEKWKRLECERERSDVISTILSSTPGAMVLGDYVLEPNDHAFYSDETDSDSDSDDEFREDDGDFFSMMGGPGTFLSNIRYNQARVGFRRVAPTDSAALSGRGLHRLLLGRSRRRGRHRILNAGR